One Halichondria panicea chromosome 3, odHalPani1.1, whole genome shotgun sequence genomic region harbors:
- the LOC135332948 gene encoding uncharacterized protein LOC135332948, with translation MLLTIRSNNLCLNCFRTGHMARNCTSIHRCKKCQKTHHTLLHTDAKPPDAKPPDSQSTTKDPPTIEQSLTASVVSTNVGQVGSGSHTLLMTCQVLIHAPNGSQIRARGLLDTGSSISFVSQRLVQSLNLQRSSKNLEITGIAGISHNSPLHSVSTFYISPTDSPNEKMPVTAIVVPRVTCDLPVQPTPFDSKWEHLSDLNLSDPDFGQPGRIDILLGVDIYTEVLLQGRRKGPTGSISPVAFETAFGWVLAGKTGKLSTTPDKITNYHVSVTSGDDILRKFWEIEESTKTGSNFSPQERTVVHQFERNHSRRETGRFIVPLPKDLHAKSIRESRAQAVRRFLSLEKTLRSKEQFSQFAAVMEEYMDLNHAEIVPVADLQKQNEDVFYLPMHAVHKEHSTTTKIRAVFDASAKSTTGVSLNDTLLVGPTVHPPLIDVLLQFRLHKIAITADVSKMYRAVELTQSNRDLHRFVWRSKPDNTLVDYRMTRITFGVSASAFAANMSVKQNTIDHATEFPQAANVVNTSFYVDDCLTGANSIEEAVELQRQLHGLFAKGEFLLRKWNSNNTTVLQNISPELRDSQTLQLLPTNDEYTKTLGIEWSAKKDHFRLTVAKPPPLETLTKRALVSDIAKTFDVLGWFSPATIKVKILLQKVWEERIDWDDPVPMHIKDIWSKWRTELPELWLIPRCHFDTDTEIVSTQLHGFSDASESAYSAVVYLCLTDTSGLHQISLVMSKTKVAPIKRLSIPRLELCGAHLLSQLLHHVKRVLCIPLSNIHAWTDSTVVLNWLDGSPKRFKTYVGNRISAILDLMPPDKWKHINELQNPADCASRGLCPSELLDHPLWWERS, from the coding sequence ATGCTGCTAACTATCCGTTCCAACAACTTATGCCTGAACTGCTTCAGAACAGGACACATGGCGAGAAACTGCACAAGTATTCATCGGTGTAAAAAGTGTCAAAAAACTCATCATACTTTGTTGCACACTGATGCTAAACCTCCTGATGCTAAACCTCCTGACTCACAGTCAACCACCAAGGACCCTCCAACGATCGAGCAATCTCTCACAGCCAGCGTTGTATCTACTAATGTTGGACAGGTTGGATCGGGCTCACATACGCTTTTAATGACCTGCCAAGTGTTAATCCATGCTCCCAATGGTTCTCAGATCAGAGCACGTGGTCTACTGGACACTGGTTCATCAATCTCGTTTGTGTCGCAACGATTGGTGCAATCTCTCAACTTACAAAGATCATCGAAGAATCTTGAGATCACTGGAATAGCGGGAATATCTCACAACTCCCCACTGCACTCAGTCTCCACTTTCTATATCTCACCGACTGATTCACCAAATGAAAAGATGCCAGTCACTGCGATAGTGGTCCCAAGGGTCACCTGTGACTTACCAGTGCAACCCACTCCATTTGATTCGAAATGGGAGCACCTATCCGATTTGAACCTCTCTGACCCAGACTTTGGCCAACCTGGAAGAATTGACATACTTCTTGGAGTTGATATTTACACTGAGGTGTTACTGCAGGGCCGGCGGAAGGGACCAACTGGATCAATATCCCCTGTGGCATTTGAAACGGCATTCGGCTGGGTACTTGCTGGAAAGACAGGAAAACTCTCCACTACTCCTGACAAGATCACTAATTACCATGTATCTGTtacctctggtgatgacatcCTGAGAAAGTTCTGGGAAATAGAAGAAAGCACCAAAACTGGATCAAACTTCTCCCCACAAGAACGCACTGTTGTTCACCAATTTGAAAGAAACCACTCTCGTAGAGAAACTGGTCGATTTATTGTCCCACTTCCCAAGGATCTACATGCCAAATCGATTAGAGAATCCAGAGCACAAGCCGTCCGCAGATTTCTATCCCTAGAAAAGACCTTACGCTCCAAGGAACAATTCTCACAATTTGCTGCTGTCATGGAAGAATATATGGACCTGAATCATGCTGAAATTGTTCCAGTTGCTGATTTACAGAAACAAAATGAAGATGTGTTTTATTTGCCAATGCATGCTGTTCACAAGGAGCACAGTACGACTACGAAGATCAGGGCTGTATTTGACGCGTCAGCCAAGTCTACCACCGGTGTCTCACTGAACGACACACTGTTGGTCGGACCCACCGTACACCCTCCACTGATAGATGTTCTATTACAATTTCGACTACACAAGATTGCGATCACAGCTGACGTGAGCAAGATGTACAGGGCTGTTGAACTGACTCAATCCAATCGGGATCTCCACAGATTTGTGTGGCGCAGCAAGCCCGACAACACTCTAGTCGATTACAGAATGACGAGAATTACATTTGGTGTCTCTGCTTCTGCTTTTGCAGCAAACATGTCAGTCAAACAAAATACTATTGATCATGCTACTGAGTTTCCACAAGCTGCAAACGTAGTGAACACTTCATTCTACGTCGATGACTGTCTAACAGGTGCTAACTCGATTGAAGAAGCAGTTGAGCTCCAACGACAACTACATGGTCTTTTTGCAAAGGGAGAATTCTTACTCAGGAAATGGAATTCTAACAACACCACTGTGTTACAAAACATATCTCCCGAGCTCAGAGACAGTCAgacactacaactgctaccCACCAATGATGAATACACCAAGACTCTAGGGATTGAGTGGAGCGCAAAGAAGGATCATTTTCGACTCACTGTTGCCAAACCACCTCCACTTGAAACACTGACCAAACGAGCCCTAGTATCAGACATCGCCAAGACATTTGATGTGCTTGGGTGGTTCTCACCTGCCACCATCAAGGTGAAGATTCTGCTGCAGAAGGTATGGGAGGAGAGAATAGATTGGGACGATCCAGTTCCAATGCATATCAAAGACATCTGGTCGAAATGGCGGACCGAATTGCCCGAACTATGGCTCATTCCCCGTTGCCACTTCGACACAGACACAGAAATTGTATCCACCCAGCTCCATGGTTTTTCAGATGCCTCAGAGTCAGCCTATTCTGCTGTTGTATATCTTTGTCTCACAGATACTTCTGGTCTCCATCAAATCTCTCTGGTAATGTCCAAGACAAAGGTAGCGCCGATCAAGCGTCTCTCAATTCCAAGGCTCGAACTTTGTGGTGCACATCTACTTTCTCAATTGCTACACCACGTCAAACGAGTACTCTGCATACCATTGTCTAACATACATGCCTGGACAGACAGCACAGTAGTGCTGAATTGGTTGGACGGCAGTCCTAAGCGTTTTAAGACTTATGTGGGCAACAGGATCTCAGCCATCCTTGATTTGATGCCACCAGACAAATGGAAACACATTAATGAACTCCAGAATCCTGCTGACTGTGCATCCAGGGGCCTCTGCCCCTCTGAATTGCTAGATCACCCTCTCTGGTGGGAGCGGTCCTGA
- the LOC135332981 gene encoding uncharacterized protein LOC135332981 — translation MEAEKSTTVTNQGQNVKYSVAGATGVTVNARLIIQQANIIIPEIPTLQDHQKAAKKQSQEWVDNIWPPLINTTAEIIDYANTFQATYDVLLELVPRLRAGDVDARDEFVQALKGALIPELQSKLFKANKLATSTKQFHDGFEPLYNEFQKDFTEAIKVMTKDNTKIQEDQASLVEWKTKADLEIFAILAFGISLPVTVVATALLSETGVGVLIGGIIIVGELIAIGVLLAEYAEAMKNVNDLITAIKEMKSEVAQLHLIEGQISGLQKNTEKVVAYSANVADGWLALSDDMKETIGHLQSISPQQAAIYIEINLKAANKDWGVVLQQAKNLQPKGGQLEQKIYATSDEMVKAIQAQAKNG, via the coding sequence ATGGAAGCTGAAAAATCAACTACAGTGACAAATCAAGGTCAGAATGTGAAGTATTCAGTGGCTGGTGCAACTGGTGTGACCGTGAATGCTCGCCTGATCATCCAGCAAGCTAATATCATTATTCCTGAAATACCGACGCTCCAAGATCACCAAAAAGCCGCCAAAAAACAATCTCAAGAATGGGTCGACAACATTTGGCCTCCCCTCATCAATACTACTGCTGAGATCATTGACTATGCCAATACCTTCCAGGCAACATACGATGTGCTGCTGGAATTGGTTCCAAGACTCCGAGCTGGCGATGTGGATGCAAGGGATGAGTTTGTGCAGGCCCTCAAAGGAGCTCTTATCCCGGAATTGCAGAGCAAGTTATTTAAGGCAAACAAACTTGCTACTAGTACCAAGCAATTCCATGATGGTTTTGAACCATTGTACAACGAATTTCAAAAAGATTTCACAGAAGCAATCAAAGTGATGACCAAAGACAACACAAAAATACAAGAGGATCAGGCAAGTCTTGTCGAATGGAAAACTAAAGCCGATTTAGAAATCTTTGCTATTCTTGCCTTTGGAATATCTCTACCGGTAACAGTTGTTGCTACAGCATTGTTGTCTGAAACTGGCGTTGGTGTACTTATTGGTGGTATTATTATTGTAGGGGAATTAATTGCCATAGGTGTTCTGCTTGCTGAGTATGCAGAAGCAATGAAGAATGTAAATGATTTGATAACTGCAATCAAAGAAATGAAATCTGAAGTTGCGCAGCTCCATCTGATCGAGGGCCAAATATCTGGCCTCCAAAAGAATACAGAGAAGGTTGTTGCTTACTCCGCAAATGTTGCCGACGGATGGCTTGCACTAAGTGATGATATGAAAGAAACAATTGGACATCTTCAAAGTATTTCACCACAGCAAGCTGCGATCTACATCGAGATCAATCTAAAAGCAGCCAACAAAGATTGGGGAGTTGTTCTTCAGCAAGCTAAAAATCTTCAACCAAAAGGTGGTCAACTCGAGCAGAAGATCTACGCAACTTCCGATGAAATGGTGAAAGCGATTCAAGCACAAGCCAAGAATGGATAA